Sequence from the Torulaspora globosa chromosome 4, complete sequence genome:
GCGGTGGGCTTTTCAATTAAAGCTGAGGGACACCGGTAACCACGGATTTCTCTTGCCATCAAAGTTCATACGACCAGTGGGCAAAGAAACTTATGCCGCGGTCAAATACTTTTGCTCCTTCATAGTGGACCCTGATCTATAAACTCTATCTTCTAATCATGCCGCATAggttgatcttcttgcttAGGAAAGCCACAGAGGCCACGATGATGGCTATATATATTATCACCCCATAAAGGTCCACAGGTATTCCTAGCTTGCAGTTTATAACTGATACATTGATCGGCACTACTGTGCCAGCCTCCATCGGAGGATAAGAGTCATTTGTTACAGCGAATTGTATGAAAATACGGGCGCCTTCGCTGACAGTGCCTTCAAAACTGGTGGAGTGCGGTACAATGAACCAGTCCATCTCCCCAATCGAGATGGGATCCAATGCACTCCAACATATCTTGACCTGGTAGGTCTCGTCGACTTGTAAGTGCTGTAATTCGATAAATTCAAGCCTGCGCCGACCAATCTCCGCTTCATATGTTATCTTCGCATTATTGGAATGCTCCAGCGAGATCACTGTGGTGAATTGACCATCCTTTTGATCAGCAGGCCTGATCGGGAAGTCCTTTGGTACTTTTAGAAAGAAAGACTCTGTATTCCCCCAAACTAAAGAAGCCAACGACAGCAGTACCAACAGCTTACTTGCAAACCATCTCATCTTTATAATGTTTTGCAAATTCTCATCTCTTCTATCTGGCCAACCGGCATCTAAGGTGCAACTGGTGTCTTCAAATTAGCGGAGGCTCTTCAGGGAGCCATTGCGAAATAAACTCGATCACTAAAAGAACATAACATGGATCACTTTGGAAAGCCAGAAGCAGTTGAATCTATGGATGAGATGGATGACGACCTTTACCAGCAGTTTTTACAGGAGTCTCAAGCGTTAGAAAGGCTTCGGGAGCGACCAGCAGAAGATGTACAACACCAGGTGAGATCGAGCCTCAATGATCTGATGGAGGCGATTGAGAGAGAAGTACAACATAATAGAGGACAAGCAAATGCAGCCGATCACGGTAGTGCTGAAGATGCCGAACTCAATGCGGGCAGACGAGGACCATTGTTTGCACCCAGAAGAACATACCTACAGATCTTGATAAGAAACCTATTACTACTCGACTATTTTGTGGTACTACTGCTTTTCCCATTCTCGCTGTACAACATTTTAAGAAGCGGCTTTAGTTCAGTGACCTTCTCAGAGACCGATTTTGTCAAGGACATCCTACTGTATTTGCACTACGTGAACGACTTCGTCAGCGTCGGGGGTCCATACCGCTTGTTAGAAGCCAGAAATGATCTTTTAAGCAAGTTCCACAACATCATAGTCTACTATACATGGCCCGCAGTGCGGTCCCTCATCTCCAGATACGACTCCTCAAGTGAGATACGAACCACGGTGGTAGCGGTGTACCAGTCTCTCGTCAAGTCGTGGGCTATAGCGGTGTTCCTTATATATGGCATCGGTGGAACCGTTTATCTGACGATGGCGGgattcttcttttccatttGCCTGGTGATAACCCTAGTACGGAGATATAAGAATGTTCAGCGAATTGTGGCTGGAAGTCTGGAAAGCTCTGCAAACATCCCCGGAGTCCTCTAAGGATTGCAAACTCATGAGCAAGGTCGCAACCGAGTTCAAACTCGTTCGAGGGTACCACCAACCGAGACGAAATCCATTGCGGCTTTGgcagcaagaagatcaggCACGTCGCTCTGTGCGGCAGGAAGTTTCAGGACTGACGAAAGATTGGAAAGATCTGAACTCGTTGTCGCGGCAGGAACGGTACCTGGCACTCGGCTTGGAACTAACACAGAAACGCTACAGCATTGAACCGAACCTCGCACAAAGACATCAATACGCGGTCTACACGACGATTTAAGCAACTAAATAGCTACACCTACCGATGGCCCAGCTTTCACTATTGGCATGTGACCGTTGTTTACACATGTGACGTTCTCGGACCATCAGCAATTGGGTTAGGAGAGTTGGCTCCTTCTTAAAGTTTCATT
This genomic interval carries:
- the ASI2 gene encoding Asi2p (ancestral locus Anc_2.112), whose product is MDHFGKPEAVESMDEMDDDLYQQFLQESQALERLRERPAEDVQHQVRSSLNDLMEAIEREVQHNRGQANAADHGSAEDAELNAGRRGPLFAPRRTYLQILIRNLLLLDYFVVLLLFPFSLYNILRSGFSSVTFSETDFVKDILLYLHYVNDFVSVGGPYRLLEARNDLLSKFHNIIVYYTWPAVRSLISRYDSSSEIRTTVVAVYQSLVKSWAIAVFLIYGIGGTVYLTMAGFFFSICLVITLVRRYKNVQRIVAGSLESSANIPGVL
- the PGA1 gene encoding Pga1p (ancestral locus Anc_2.111) translates to MRWFASKLLVLLSLASLVWGNTESFFLKVPKDFPIRPADQKDGQFTTVISLEHSNNAKITYEAEIGRRRLEFIELQHLQVDETYQVKICWSALDPISIGEMDWFIVPHSTSFEGTVSEGARIFIQFAVTNDSYPPMEAGTVVPINVSVINCKLGIPVDLYGVIIYIAIIVASVAFLSKKINLCGMIRR